From a single Nocardioides sp. dk884 genomic region:
- a CDS encoding asparagine synthase-related protein gives MGAVAEPDPGLVVVSWAGRDGDGLLDSVQRALAHTDPAAVPVRHGSSAVVATWGVAPPGICADRALALTLEVRHHDRPVGAQEVRRALVERDTAMLAGMLPPFAAVALGADAAVLACVEALGLRHLYLRRGPDWVAISTSARLLAALDPVCALDLTAVAVQSQLGWQLGHRTLAAGVEQVAAGSLLCLQDGRVTTMSFAVPDPLVVAELEATVLRTRDLLRDYLDAYLRDHPDPVLQLSGGQDSRLLLSAIDPARRRGLRVMTVGSPEDADVVIASDLARRYGMRHEVLDLAGLEHLDPEEAWERCVVAARRLELGADPVARAALDTAEERSQPGPRLSGLGGEVARGFYYLGSRGQRQVTERRSRRLAAWRLLTNEAAADDALEPGFAAWARDVALTEVHRALVASGDPWFAATDRFYLEHRVQRWGGVTETAVCSRVAVANPMLDERFLAAVHTLAPADKRRSRFLARLQVALDPELASMPLDGRPAPASYAEPGPSAALQRARSRSAAARRKALQRVRGERRAPVGGPVLARQATAHLRGRPEVLEPLVATGVFREQWLDEVVSGGVDPDPATAALLVNLTVATSRQPRVPASSPQPEG, from the coding sequence ATGGGCGCCGTCGCGGAGCCCGATCCGGGTCTGGTCGTGGTGTCCTGGGCGGGACGGGACGGGGACGGCCTGCTGGACTCCGTGCAGCGCGCCCTCGCGCACACCGACCCGGCCGCGGTGCCCGTGCGGCACGGCTCCTCGGCCGTCGTCGCCACCTGGGGGGTCGCCCCGCCCGGGATCTGCGCGGACCGTGCGCTCGCGCTCACCCTCGAGGTGCGTCACCACGACCGACCTGTCGGCGCCCAGGAGGTACGCCGCGCGCTGGTCGAGCGCGACACGGCGATGTTGGCCGGGATGCTGCCCCCCTTCGCAGCGGTCGCGCTCGGGGCGGACGCAGCGGTGCTCGCCTGCGTCGAAGCGCTCGGGCTGCGCCACCTCTACCTGCGCCGCGGACCGGACTGGGTCGCGATCTCGACGTCGGCGCGGCTGCTCGCCGCCCTCGACCCCGTCTGCGCGCTGGACCTGACCGCGGTGGCGGTGCAGAGCCAGCTGGGCTGGCAGCTGGGGCACCGGACGCTTGCCGCCGGCGTCGAGCAGGTGGCAGCGGGTTCGCTGCTGTGCCTGCAGGACGGTCGGGTCACCACCATGTCCTTCGCGGTGCCGGACCCTCTGGTCGTCGCCGAGCTGGAGGCGACGGTCCTCCGGACGCGGGACCTGCTGCGCGACTACCTGGACGCCTACCTGCGCGACCATCCCGACCCGGTGCTGCAGCTCAGCGGGGGACAGGACTCCCGGCTGCTGCTCTCCGCGATCGATCCCGCGCGTCGTCGGGGCCTGCGGGTGATGACCGTGGGAAGTCCTGAGGACGCCGACGTCGTGATCGCGAGCGACCTCGCCCGGCGCTACGGGATGCGCCACGAGGTGCTCGACCTGGCCGGCCTCGAGCACCTCGACCCGGAGGAGGCGTGGGAGCGCTGCGTGGTCGCGGCGCGCCGTCTCGAGCTCGGGGCCGATCCGGTGGCGCGGGCCGCGCTGGACACCGCGGAGGAGCGCTCCCAGCCAGGCCCCCGGCTCTCCGGGCTCGGTGGGGAGGTCGCTCGGGGGTTCTACTACCTGGGCTCGCGGGGGCAGCGGCAGGTGACCGAGCGCCGCTCTCGCCGGCTGGCCGCGTGGCGGTTGCTGACCAACGAGGCAGCGGCCGACGACGCCCTCGAGCCGGGCTTCGCGGCGTGGGCGCGCGACGTCGCACTGACCGAGGTGCACCGGGCGCTCGTCGCCTCCGGCGACCCGTGGTTCGCCGCCACCGACAGGTTCTACCTCGAGCACCGCGTCCAGCGCTGGGGGGGCGTGACCGAGACAGCCGTCTGCTCCCGCGTCGCGGTGGCGAACCCGATGCTCGACGAGCGGTTCCTCGCCGCCGTACACACGCTGGCTCCGGCGGACAAGCGGCGCTCCCGCTTCCTGGCCCGTCTCCAGGTCGCCCTGGACCCCGAGCTGGCCTCCATGCCGCTGGACGGACGGCCCGCGCCGGCCAGCTATGCCGAACCGGGGCCGTCGGCCGCGCTCCAACGGGCCCGCAGCCGCTCCGCGGCCGCACGCCGCAAGGCGCTCCAGCGGGTCCGGGGGGAGCGGCGCGCTCCCGTCGGCGGCCCGGTCCTGGCCCGGCAGGCGACCGCCCACCTGCGCGGGCGCCCAGAAGTCCTCGAGCCGCTGGTCGCGACCGGCGTGTTCCGCGAGCAGTGGCTCGACGAGGTGGTGTCCGGTGGCGTCGACCCGGATCCCGCCACCGCCGCGCTGCTGGTCAACCTGACGGTGGCCACCTCCCGACAGCCGCGAGTTCCGGCCTCGTCTCCCCAACCTGAGGGATGA
- a CDS encoding glycosyltransferase family 4 protein — MPAVAHVLVIVQNLPVPLDRRVWLECQALRSAGYDVSVICPKGPGDPRLEVIDGVRIHKYRPAPPAEGALGYLLEFVYSWVRTAWLSRRVWRRKPFDVVQACNPPDTYWALARYWKRRGVRFVYDQHDLNPELFLSRFGRPTGLAGRAQLAGLRWLERMTYRTADHVISTNRSYQDIAFTRGGLAPHEVTVVRSGPDTSAMRPLLPTSDVLPARRHSLVYLGIMGPQDGVGLVLDVVDELVRVRGRRDVCATLLGFGDCYDDLLRRSHELGLDDVVTFTGRAGPEMIAEHLSAATLGVCPDLKTPLNDISTMNKTMEYMAYALPSVAFDLVETRVSGEDSCLYVPSGDVQAFADAVELILDDPVRREAMSLRARERVRDVLDWRPQREAYLSVFDRLVHLDPSRTAPAGPAYVPDTPEALGRFVRDRGPRPAVRHQPLGA; from the coding sequence ATGCCCGCCGTCGCGCATGTCCTCGTCATCGTGCAGAACCTGCCGGTTCCCTTGGACCGTCGGGTCTGGCTGGAGTGCCAGGCCCTGCGGTCCGCGGGGTACGACGTCAGCGTCATCTGTCCGAAGGGCCCGGGCGATCCACGCCTGGAGGTCATCGACGGCGTCCGCATCCACAAGTACCGGCCCGCGCCGCCGGCCGAGGGCGCGCTCGGCTACCTGCTGGAGTTCGTCTACTCCTGGGTCCGCACGGCGTGGCTGAGCCGCCGGGTGTGGCGCCGCAAGCCCTTCGACGTGGTCCAGGCCTGCAACCCGCCCGACACCTACTGGGCGCTCGCCCGGTACTGGAAGCGGCGCGGCGTCCGCTTCGTCTACGACCAGCACGACCTCAACCCCGAGCTCTTCTTGTCCCGCTTCGGCCGCCCCACCGGCCTCGCCGGGCGGGCACAGCTGGCCGGGCTGCGCTGGCTGGAGCGGATGACCTACCGCACGGCCGACCACGTCATCTCCACCAACCGCTCCTACCAGGACATCGCCTTCACCCGTGGCGGCCTGGCGCCCCACGAGGTCACCGTGGTGCGCAGCGGCCCGGACACCTCCGCGATGCGCCCGCTGCTCCCGACCTCCGACGTGCTGCCCGCGCGGCGGCACTCACTGGTCTACCTCGGGATCATGGGACCCCAGGACGGGGTGGGCCTCGTGCTCGACGTCGTCGACGAGCTGGTGCGGGTGCGGGGGCGCCGCGACGTCTGCGCGACGCTGCTGGGCTTCGGCGACTGCTACGACGACCTGCTGCGCCGCAGCCACGAGCTCGGCCTCGACGACGTGGTGACCTTCACCGGGCGGGCCGGTCCCGAGATGATCGCCGAGCACCTCAGCGCGGCGACGCTCGGCGTCTGCCCCGACCTGAAGACGCCGCTCAACGACATCTCCACGATGAACAAGACCATGGAGTACATGGCCTACGCGTTGCCGTCGGTCGCCTTCGACCTCGTCGAGACCCGGGTCTCGGGGGAGGACTCCTGCCTCTACGTCCCGTCCGGGGACGTGCAGGCGTTCGCCGACGCCGTGGAGCTGATCCTCGACGACCCCGTGCGCCGCGAGGCGATGTCGCTGCGGGCCCGCGAGCGGGTCCGCGACGTCCTCGACTGGCGCCCGCAGCGCGAGGCCTACCTCTCGGTCTTCGACCGCCTGGTCCACCTGGACCCGTCCCGGACGGCGCCGGCCGGGCCGGCGTACGTCCCGGACACCCCGGAGGCGCTGGGTCGGTTCGTGCGCGACCGCGGTCCGCGCCCGGCCGTGCGACACCAGCCCCTGGGCGCCTGA
- a CDS encoding acyl carrier protein, with protein MTETTPARPTETETFAQVRAVLARTLGIEDRAETLTPDTALLGELPELDSLAVVELASALEERFDIVIDDDDFTGEVFETVGSLAAFVAGRG; from the coding sequence ATGACCGAGACCACCCCCGCCCGCCCCACCGAGACCGAGACCTTCGCGCAGGTCCGCGCCGTGCTCGCCCGGACCCTCGGGATCGAGGACCGGGCGGAGACCCTGACGCCGGACACGGCGCTGCTCGGCGAGCTCCCCGAGCTCGACTCGCTCGCGGTCGTCGAGCTGGCGAGCGCCCTGGAGGAGCGCTTCGACATCGTCATCGACGACGACGACTTCACCGGTGAGGTGTTCGAGACCGTGGGTTCGCTCGCGGCATTCGTCGCCGGGCGCGGGTGA
- a CDS encoding acyl-CoA ligase (AMP-forming), exosortase A system-associated yields MRVHLHDLLEEQAEHRPTASALTAGEQTRDYAELAAVVREAAAGMRRLGIVPGDRVAVLLDKRLETVEAIFAASYAGAVFVPVNPLLKPEQIAHVLADCDVRLLVTSTSRWGALGDAAHRLPALERVVLVEGAAAGTGDAGVPVCSWDALLASGREAGPAAARAHAGVDSDLAAILYTSGSTGRPKGVVLSHRNLVVGAESVSGYLDNRPDDVILAALPLSFDAGLSQVTTAFAVGAHVVLVNYLLPRDVVRLCARHGVTGLTCVPPLWIQLAGVEWPPEATGLRYFANTGGRMPRATLTRLRELFPQARPFLMYGLTEAFRSTYLDPAEVDRRPDSIGRAVPDAEVLVLRPDGTPAAPGEEGELVHRGPLVAQGYWNDPARTAERFRPVPDPHAAWRAPERAVWSGDAVVADEEGYLYFVGRSDDMIKTSGYRVSPSEVEEVAHDTGLVGEVAALGVEDDRLGQRIVLVLSPPVGTPDPTAYDAAALLAELRRRLPLFMVPAEVRVLDELPRSPNGKFDRVLLRKEVS; encoded by the coding sequence ATGCGAGTACACCTGCACGACCTGCTCGAGGAGCAGGCGGAGCACCGACCGACCGCGTCCGCGCTCACCGCCGGTGAGCAGACCCGGGACTACGCCGAGCTGGCCGCGGTGGTCCGCGAGGCCGCCGCGGGGATGCGCCGCCTCGGGATCGTCCCCGGCGACCGGGTCGCGGTCCTGCTCGACAAGCGGCTGGAGACCGTCGAGGCGATCTTCGCCGCGTCGTACGCCGGGGCGGTGTTCGTCCCGGTCAACCCGCTGCTCAAGCCCGAGCAGATCGCCCACGTGCTGGCCGACTGCGACGTCCGGCTGCTGGTCACCTCGACGTCGCGCTGGGGCGCGCTGGGCGACGCCGCGCACCGGCTGCCGGCGCTGGAGCGGGTGGTGCTCGTCGAGGGGGCCGCCGCCGGCACCGGCGACGCCGGGGTGCCGGTCTGCTCCTGGGACGCCCTGCTGGCCAGCGGCCGGGAGGCCGGGCCGGCGGCGGCACGCGCCCACGCGGGCGTCGACTCCGACCTCGCCGCGATCCTCTACACCTCCGGCAGCACCGGGCGTCCGAAGGGCGTGGTGCTGAGCCACCGCAACCTCGTGGTCGGCGCGGAGAGCGTGAGCGGCTACCTCGACAACCGTCCCGACGACGTCATCCTGGCCGCGCTGCCACTGAGCTTCGACGCCGGCCTGAGCCAAGTGACGACCGCGTTCGCGGTCGGTGCCCACGTGGTGCTGGTCAACTACCTGCTGCCGCGCGACGTGGTGCGGCTGTGCGCGCGCCACGGGGTGACCGGGCTGACCTGCGTGCCGCCGCTGTGGATCCAGCTGGCCGGCGTGGAGTGGCCCCCGGAGGCGACCGGGCTGCGCTACTTCGCCAACACCGGCGGGCGGATGCCGCGCGCGACGCTGACCCGGCTGCGCGAGCTGTTCCCGCAGGCGCGCCCGTTCCTCATGTACGGCCTCACCGAGGCGTTCCGCTCGACCTACCTCGACCCCGCCGAGGTGGACCGGCGCCCCGACTCGATCGGGCGGGCGGTGCCGGACGCCGAGGTCCTGGTGCTGCGCCCGGACGGGACGCCGGCGGCGCCGGGGGAGGAGGGCGAGCTGGTGCACCGCGGGCCGCTCGTCGCCCAGGGTTACTGGAACGACCCCGCGCGCACCGCCGAGCGGTTCCGCCCCGTGCCCGACCCGCACGCCGCCTGGCGCGCGCCGGAGAGGGCGGTGTGGTCGGGCGACGCGGTGGTCGCCGACGAGGAGGGCTACCTCTACTTCGTCGGCCGCTCCGACGACATGATCAAGACCTCCGGCTACCGGGTCAGCCCCAGCGAGGTCGAGGAGGTCGCCCACGACACCGGGCTGGTCGGCGAGGTGGCCGCGCTCGGGGTGGAGGACGACCGGCTCGGCCAACGGATCGTGCTGGTCCTCAGCCCGCCCGTGGGCACGCCCGACCCCACGGCGTACGACGCGGCGGCGCTGCTCGCCGAGCTGCGTCGCCGGCTCCCGCTCTTCATGGTGCCCGCGGAGGTGCGCGTCCTCGATGAGCTGCCGCGCTCGCCGAACGGCAAGTTCGACCGCGTGCTGCTGCGCAAGGAGGTCTCCTGA
- a CDS encoding methyltransferase type 11, with amino-acid sequence MATATGASRLRELMVDSPSSVGARRRAGRWELFARLFPSVEQMRVLDLGGTTEAWRRAPVRPADVVVLNLLEPGESTEPWLHPVLGDACTARRSLEEAGAPTAYDLVFSNSLIEHVGGHAQRAALAREVHALAPRHWVQTPYRYFPLEPHWLCPGLQFLPLGARARVAAVWPLAHTRPGSREDAFAEVQWTELIGLAELRAYFPRSQIHHERMAGLTKSLTAVAT; translated from the coding sequence ATGGCCACCGCGACGGGTGCCTCCCGGCTGCGGGAGCTGATGGTCGACTCGCCCTCCTCGGTCGGGGCACGGCGCCGGGCCGGGCGCTGGGAGCTGTTCGCCCGGCTCTTCCCGTCCGTGGAGCAGATGCGGGTGCTGGACCTCGGCGGCACCACGGAGGCCTGGCGCCGCGCCCCCGTGCGGCCGGCCGACGTGGTCGTGCTGAACCTGCTCGAACCTGGGGAGAGCACCGAGCCGTGGCTGCACCCGGTGCTGGGCGATGCGTGCACGGCACGGCGCTCGCTGGAGGAGGCCGGGGCGCCCACGGCGTACGACCTGGTGTTCTCCAACTCGCTGATCGAGCACGTCGGCGGGCACGCCCAGCGGGCCGCGCTCGCTCGCGAGGTCCACGCCCTGGCGCCGCGGCACTGGGTGCAGACGCCGTACCGCTACTTCCCGCTCGAGCCGCACTGGCTCTGCCCTGGCCTGCAGTTCCTGCCCCTGGGCGCCCGAGCCCGCGTCGCGGCCGTGTGGCCGCTCGCCCACACCCGCCCCGGCTCCCGCGAGGACGCGTTCGCCGAGGTGCAGTGGACCGAGCTCATCGGCCTCGCCGAGCTGCGCGCCTACTTCCCGCGCTCGCAGATCCACCACGAGCGGATGGCCGGCCTCACCAAGTCCCTGACCGCCGTCGCCACCTGA
- a CDS encoding pyridoxal-dependent decarboxylase, exosortase A system-associated: MDVEHHLDRFGTADGQLCVGGVPLRRLTARVGSTPYFAYDRDAITARAQRLRAALGPQVELGYAVKANPMPAVVGHLAGLIDWLDVASAGEMHVALDAAGSPARTSFAGPGKTDAELEQAVAAGVLVELESAGEADRITGVGERLGMRPRVAVRVNPDFVVKGSGMRMGGGPQQFGVDVEQVPALLDRLVERDLAVEGFHLFAGSQNLHAEIIVEAQQRTVELLLALADKAPGPLSYLNLGGGFGIPYFDKDQPLDLVRVGEQLRALVAERLHPALPDAHVVVELGRFLVGEAGVYVTRVVDRKVSRGTTYLVVDGGMHHQLAASGNFGQVIRRNYPLVVGDRLDAERDERADVVGCLCTPLDVLGTGISVPDARVGDLVVLFQAGAYGRSASPLGFLGHPAPPEILV, translated from the coding sequence ATGGACGTCGAGCACCACCTCGACCGCTTCGGCACCGCCGACGGCCAGCTCTGCGTCGGTGGCGTGCCGCTGCGGCGCCTGACCGCCCGGGTCGGGAGCACCCCGTACTTCGCCTACGACCGCGACGCCATCACCGCCCGGGCGCAACGCCTGCGCGCGGCGCTGGGCCCGCAGGTCGAGCTCGGGTACGCCGTCAAGGCCAACCCGATGCCCGCGGTCGTGGGTCACCTCGCCGGGCTGATCGACTGGCTCGACGTGGCCTCGGCGGGGGAGATGCACGTGGCGCTGGACGCCGCCGGGTCGCCCGCGCGTACCAGCTTCGCCGGGCCGGGCAAGACCGACGCCGAGCTCGAGCAGGCGGTCGCCGCCGGCGTGCTCGTGGAGCTGGAGTCCGCCGGCGAGGCCGACCGGATCACGGGCGTCGGCGAGCGGCTCGGGATGCGCCCGCGGGTCGCGGTGCGGGTCAACCCGGACTTCGTGGTCAAGGGCTCCGGCATGCGGATGGGCGGCGGCCCGCAGCAGTTCGGCGTGGACGTCGAGCAGGTGCCCGCGCTGCTGGACCGGCTGGTCGAGCGCGACCTCGCCGTCGAGGGCTTCCACCTGTTCGCGGGCTCGCAGAACCTGCACGCCGAGATCATCGTCGAGGCCCAGCAGCGCACCGTCGAGCTGTTGCTCGCGCTGGCCGACAAGGCCCCAGGGCCGCTCAGCTACCTCAACCTCGGTGGCGGCTTCGGCATCCCCTACTTCGACAAGGACCAGCCACTCGACCTGGTGCGGGTGGGCGAGCAGCTGCGCGCGCTCGTGGCCGAGCGGCTGCACCCGGCACTGCCCGACGCCCACGTCGTGGTCGAGCTGGGCCGGTTCCTGGTGGGGGAGGCGGGGGTCTACGTCACCCGCGTCGTGGACCGCAAGGTCTCCCGCGGCACGACGTACCTCGTCGTCGACGGCGGGATGCACCACCAGCTCGCCGCCTCCGGCAACTTCGGCCAGGTGATCCGCCGCAACTACCCGCTCGTCGTCGGCGACCGCCTCGACGCGGAGCGCGACGAGCGCGCCGACGTCGTGGGCTGCCTGTGCACGCCGCTGGACGTGCTCGGCACCGGCATCTCGGTGCCGGACGCCCGGGTCGGCGACCTCGTCGTGCTGTTCCAGGCCGGCGCCTACGGGCGCAGCGCGAGCCCGCTGGGCTTCCTCGGCCACCCGGCGCCGCCGGAGATCCTCGTCTGA
- a CDS encoding UDP-glucose dehydrogenase family protein, whose product MDISVIGCGYLGAVHAAGLAALGHDVVGIDVDADKVARLSAGEAPFYEPGLRELLASATGSLRFTTDMTAAEGCTVHFVCVGTPQRPGENAADVSHVESSVEMLAAHLRSGDVVVGKSTVPVGTAESLLVEVRAACPGATLVWNPEFLREGHAVRDTLHPDRLVFGLAEDDAPDHARSVLREVYARPIAEGVPVIETDLATAQLVKAAANSFLATKISFINAMAEVCEASGGDVVRLAEAIGHDTRIGPQFLRAGLGFGGGCLPKDIRAFMARAGELGADQALAFLREVDAINLRRRVRMVDLARAECHGSIVGRRIAILGAAFKPDSDDVRDSPALSVAAQMSLQGAEVVVTDPQAIDNARRRWPDLKYAFTPEEAATGADLVLLLTEWREYVDLDPHELGDLVRRRRVLDGRNVLDPDRWRGAGWTYRALGRPLSDGRPV is encoded by the coding sequence ATGGACATCTCGGTGATCGGTTGCGGCTACCTCGGCGCGGTCCACGCGGCCGGCCTGGCGGCACTCGGCCACGACGTCGTCGGCATCGACGTCGACGCCGACAAGGTGGCCCGCCTGAGCGCCGGCGAGGCGCCGTTCTACGAGCCGGGCCTGCGCGAGCTGCTCGCTTCGGCGACCGGCTCGCTGCGCTTCACCACCGACATGACGGCCGCCGAGGGGTGCACGGTGCACTTCGTCTGCGTCGGCACGCCGCAGCGCCCCGGTGAGAACGCCGCGGACGTCAGCCACGTCGAGTCCTCGGTCGAGATGCTGGCGGCCCACCTGCGCTCCGGCGACGTGGTCGTCGGCAAGTCCACGGTGCCGGTCGGCACCGCGGAGTCCCTGCTCGTCGAGGTCCGCGCGGCCTGCCCGGGCGCGACGCTCGTGTGGAACCCCGAGTTCCTGCGCGAGGGCCATGCGGTCCGAGACACCCTGCACCCCGACCGGCTGGTGTTCGGGCTGGCCGAGGACGACGCCCCCGACCACGCCCGCTCGGTGCTGCGCGAGGTCTACGCGCGCCCGATCGCCGAGGGCGTCCCCGTCATCGAGACCGACCTGGCGACCGCGCAGCTGGTCAAGGCCGCGGCCAACTCCTTCCTGGCCACCAAGATCTCCTTCATCAACGCGATGGCCGAGGTCTGCGAGGCCTCCGGCGGCGACGTGGTGCGGCTCGCCGAGGCGATCGGCCACGACACCCGGATCGGGCCGCAGTTCCTGCGCGCGGGCCTCGGCTTCGGCGGCGGCTGCCTGCCCAAGGACATCCGGGCGTTCATGGCCCGCGCGGGCGAGCTCGGCGCCGACCAGGCGCTGGCGTTCCTGCGCGAGGTGGACGCGATCAACCTGCGCCGCCGGGTGCGGATGGTCGACCTGGCCCGGGCCGAGTGCCACGGCTCGATCGTGGGGCGCCGGATCGCGATCCTGGGCGCCGCGTTCAAGCCCGACAGCGACGACGTCCGCGACTCCCCGGCCCTCAGCGTCGCCGCGCAGATGTCGCTGCAGGGCGCCGAGGTGGTGGTCACCGACCCGCAGGCGATCGACAACGCGCGCCGCCGCTGGCCGGACCTGAAGTACGCCTTCACGCCCGAGGAGGCCGCGACCGGCGCCGACCTGGTGCTGCTGCTCACCGAGTGGCGTGAGTACGTCGACCTCGACCCCCACGAGCTCGGCGACCTCGTGCGTCGGCGGCGGGTGCTGGACGGGCGCAACGTCCTGGACCCCGATCGCTGGCGAGGCGCCGGCTGGACCTATCGAGCCCTGGGCCGCCCGCTGAGCGACGGAAGGCCCGTGTGA
- a CDS encoding DUF4082 domain-containing protein, translating into MFSISHHRRLPLAMVVVCTAVALSGATPPATAGAATAAPSGYSVWPDSLVPQTPVDGDTTRTTLGLEFSAAAAGRVTAIEVYRGPGGAVPQDATLWSPGGRALAVADVADPQGTGWLVAELSEPVTLTPGRRYVASYTAPEGRYAGDNDALSAPVVHDALTAWRGVFTRGEGRPDQTYRQSNYYVDVVFEPTDERVPAPGGEPTPSPSPGGDFPDAASTGVPVGTALTPYTGPCTITQDGTVIEARTVDCDLLVRASGVVIRNTLINGTVTNDELVPGNDFTITDSEVRAGDYTGTGIGTRDFVATRVEVTGGNRSINCWLDCEVRSSFVHGQMSDETGVSHESGIRMGAGNTIVGNTITCDAPYIPPDAGCSAGLTGYGDFAAVRDVLVQGNLFLASTGGTCAYGGSSAGKPFSLLARDIRFIDNVFQRGETGNCGVWAPVMDFDAAAPGNVWSGNTWEDGTPVTP; encoded by the coding sequence ATGTTCTCGATATCCCACCACCGACGCCTGCCGCTGGCCATGGTCGTCGTCTGCACCGCCGTCGCCCTGAGCGGTGCCACGCCCCCCGCTACGGCGGGCGCAGCCACCGCCGCGCCGTCGGGCTACAGCGTGTGGCCCGACAGCCTGGTGCCCCAGACCCCGGTCGACGGCGACACCACCCGCACCACCCTCGGCCTGGAGTTCTCGGCGGCTGCCGCCGGGCGCGTCACGGCGATCGAGGTCTACCGCGGTCCCGGTGGCGCCGTGCCCCAGGACGCGACCCTGTGGTCCCCGGGAGGACGCGCGCTCGCCGTCGCCGACGTCGCCGACCCGCAGGGGACCGGCTGGCTGGTTGCCGAGCTCTCCGAGCCGGTCACGCTGACCCCCGGGCGGCGCTACGTCGCCTCCTACACAGCGCCGGAGGGCAGGTACGCCGGGGACAACGACGCCCTCAGCGCCCCTGTCGTCCACGACGCGCTCACCGCCTGGCGCGGCGTCTTCACCCGGGGCGAGGGCCGCCCCGACCAGACCTACCGGCAGTCGAACTACTACGTCGACGTCGTGTTCGAGCCCACCGACGAGCGCGTGCCCGCTCCCGGCGGCGAGCCCACGCCGTCACCGTCGCCAGGCGGCGACTTCCCGGACGCCGCCAGCACCGGCGTACCCGTCGGCACCGCGCTCACGCCGTACACCGGACCGTGCACGATCACCCAGGACGGCACCGTGATCGAGGCCAGGACCGTGGACTGCGACCTCCTCGTCCGCGCCTCCGGGGTGGTCATCCGCAACACGCTGATCAACGGCACCGTCACCAACGACGAGCTCGTCCCCGGCAACGACTTCACGATCACCGACAGCGAGGTGCGGGCCGGTGACTACACCGGCACCGGGATCGGGACCCGCGACTTCGTCGCCACCCGGGTGGAGGTCACCGGCGGCAACCGGTCGATCAACTGCTGGCTGGACTGCGAGGTTCGCTCCTCCTTCGTCCACGGCCAGATGAGCGACGAGACGGGGGTGAGCCATGAGTCCGGCATCCGCATGGGAGCGGGCAACACGATCGTGGGCAACACGATCACCTGCGACGCGCCGTACATCCCGCCGGACGCGGGCTGCTCCGCCGGGCTCACCGGGTACGGCGACTTCGCCGCCGTCCGCGACGTTCTGGTGCAGGGCAACCTGTTCCTCGCCTCCACCGGCGGCACCTGCGCGTACGGCGGGTCCTCCGCCGGCAAGCCGTTCTCACTCCTGGCCCGCGACATCCGGTTCATCGACAACGTCTTCCAGCGCGGGGAAACCGGCAACTGCGGTGTCTGGGCCCCGGTGATGGACTTCGACGCTGCCGCGCCGGGCAATGTCTGGAGCGGCAACACGTGGGAGGACGGGACCCCCGTGACCCCCTGA